The following proteins come from a genomic window of Miscanthus floridulus cultivar M001 chromosome 2, ASM1932011v1, whole genome shotgun sequence:
- the LOC136536948 gene encoding cysteine proteinase inhibitor 8-like → MLIVVAAAVAGLCSVAPAASASEEPQIVGGWKSIKNVNDPHIQELGRWAVSEYDTAASDSLVFSKVVSGEEQVVAGTNYKLIIEATKGAGKNATYGAAVYEKEWTKTRQLLSFAPAN, encoded by the coding sequence ATGCtcatcgtcgtcgccgccgcagtGGCCGGCCTGTGCTCCGTCGCTCCCGCTGCATCAGCGAGCGAGGAGCCGCAGATCGTCGGCGGGTGGAAGTCGATCAAGAACGTGAACGACCCCCACATCCAAGAGCTCGGCCGCTGGGCGGTTTCGGAGTACGACACGGCGGCCAGCGATAGTCTGGTCTTCAGCAAGGTGGTGAGCGGCGAGGAGCAGGTCGTCGCCGGGACGAACTACAAGCTGATCATCGAAGCGACCAAGGGCGCCGGGAAAAACGCGACGTATGGGGCGGCGGTGTACGAGAAGGAGTGGACCAAGACGCGGCAACTACTATCGTTTGCGCCGGCGAACTGA